Proteins encoded by one window of Rubrobacter indicoceani:
- the murB gene encoding UDP-N-acetylmuramate dehydrogenase: MSYATLHHLFPAAKPEEPLSRYTAWKIGGPADLLLEPKSTDELLEALRTARENSVPVTVLGGGTNVLIRDGGIRGLTIRLAKSLKSVTFSEDDEGPLLVAEAGALYPVLANAAAAKGLAGIEFATGIPGTVGGAVCMNAGAYGSETKEVMISADILKDGELVSMTSRELEHSYRHSILHDHPDWTVVRASYRLHPGDAEELKRRIRGFRTQRMTGSPSKPSCGSTFKRPPGDFPGRVIEEAGLKGTTIGSIQVSPVHANYLVNLGGAKADDALQMIEKVRQTVKERLDVDLELEVRIIGEPL; this comes from the coding sequence GTGTCTTATGCAACTCTACACCACCTCTTCCCGGCGGCAAAGCCGGAAGAGCCGCTCTCCCGCTACACGGCGTGGAAGATCGGCGGCCCCGCAGACCTTCTTCTCGAACCGAAGTCCACGGACGAACTGCTCGAAGCTCTTCGCACCGCCCGTGAGAACTCCGTCCCCGTCACCGTTCTCGGAGGCGGTACAAACGTCCTTATCCGCGACGGCGGCATTCGCGGCCTCACCATCCGCCTCGCAAAGTCCCTTAAAAGCGTAACCTTCTCCGAAGATGACGAAGGCCCGCTTCTGGTGGCCGAGGCGGGCGCGCTCTACCCCGTTCTCGCAAACGCCGCCGCCGCGAAAGGACTCGCCGGAATAGAGTTCGCCACCGGTATTCCCGGTACCGTCGGCGGCGCGGTCTGCATGAACGCCGGGGCCTACGGCTCGGAGACAAAGGAGGTGATGATCTCAGCCGACATCCTGAAAGACGGCGAGCTTGTTTCCATGACCTCCAGAGAACTCGAACACTCCTACCGCCACAGCATCCTGCACGACCATCCGGACTGGACGGTGGTTCGTGCAAGCTACCGACTCCACCCCGGCGACGCCGAAGAACTCAAGAGGCGTATCCGCGGGTTCCGCACCCAGCGCATGACCGGCTCACCGAGCAAACCGAGCTGCGGCTCCACCTTTAAACGTCCGCCCGGCGACTTCCCCGGCCGCGTCATCGAAGAAGCCGGCCTCAAAGGAACGACCATCGGCTCCATACAGGTCTCGCCCGTACACGCCAACTACCTTGTCAACCTCGGCGGCGCAAAGGCCGACGACGCCCTGCAGATGATCGAAAAAGTCAGGCAGACCGTCAAGGAACGCCTCGATGTAGACCTCGAACTCGAAGTCCGCATCATCGGCGAACCTCTCTGA
- a CDS encoding sugar phosphate nucleotidyltransferase, producing the protein MKAMTLAAGKGTRLFPLTGEVPKPMAPVVDRPIIEHIFELLAFHGVKEVHANVFYLADALLEAYGEKSEFSGMEINLSREEKLLGTAGGVKRLADRFDETFVVISGDALTDIDLTEMLALHRERDALATIALRRVNDTSEFGVVELDENDNILGFQEKPDPKDAISTLANTGIYIFEPEALAYIPEGEFFDFATDVFPKFLENGERFIGYEGSFYWSDIGTLAAYRQAHYDALSGRVRVRVPGEKRGESVWVGPDAMIHPSVDFAGYVVVGGEAVIGRDVTLAGDVTVGRDCWIRKGATIKSSILLPGASVGENAYLEDCIVGHGYDVRAGEIIRGGALIRNPN; encoded by the coding sequence ATGAAAGCGATGACGCTTGCGGCGGGCAAAGGCACGAGGCTCTTCCCGCTCACCGGTGAAGTCCCGAAGCCGATGGCCCCGGTCGTGGACCGTCCGATCATCGAACACATCTTCGAGTTGCTGGCCTTTCACGGGGTGAAGGAAGTCCACGCCAACGTTTTTTACCTCGCCGACGCGCTGCTCGAAGCCTACGGGGAGAAGTCCGAGTTCTCGGGGATGGAGATCAACCTCAGCCGCGAGGAGAAACTCCTCGGCACCGCAGGCGGGGTGAAACGGCTTGCGGATCGCTTCGACGAGACTTTCGTCGTGATCTCCGGCGACGCTCTCACGGATATAGACCTGACGGAGATGCTCGCCCTGCACCGGGAGAGAGACGCCCTTGCGACCATCGCCCTCCGGCGCGTGAACGACACCTCGGAGTTCGGGGTGGTCGAGCTCGACGAGAATGACAACATCCTCGGCTTCCAGGAGAAGCCCGACCCGAAGGACGCTATAAGCACCCTGGCGAACACGGGCATATACATCTTTGAGCCGGAGGCTCTGGCGTATATCCCGGAGGGTGAGTTCTTTGACTTCGCCACCGACGTGTTCCCGAAGTTCCTTGAGAACGGCGAGCGGTTCATCGGCTACGAGGGGTCGTTTTACTGGTCGGACATCGGGACGCTCGCGGCTTACCGTCAGGCCCACTACGACGCGCTTTCGGGACGGGTGCGGGTGCGGGTTCCGGGTGAGAAGCGCGGCGAGAGCGTCTGGGTCGGCCCGGATGCGATGATCCACCCGTCGGTGGATTTCGCCGGGTACGTCGTGGTCGGCGGGGAGGCGGTCATCGGGCGGGACGTAACGCTCGCCGGGGACGTTACGGTCGGGCGGGACTGCTGGATCCGCAAGGGCGCGACGATAAAGAGCAGCATCCTGCTTCCGGGGGCGTCGGTCGGGGAGAACGCCTACCTGGAGGACTGCATCGTCGGACACGGCTACGA